From one Chryseobacterium sp. 3008163 genomic stretch:
- a CDS encoding T9SS type A sorting domain-containing protein: MKTKLFFASLLAITVQQTVLAQTDANGYTTANVTMGSGYANRVFFDLSANNSVSQVGDNWDIAFYRNNAMDKGVKINDAKNVTVYEASGVAADFDSVNPSQIGTWGTPLYNPDLTNRLQDGAFDAATKAPAGPLNYGWGTYNIGTHTVNGNVTFVLDYGNNNYIKFFITSFANGYTFKYAIWNGSAWNATQTRALPNGTDDAYFNYFSFTTGEKVLNMEPPKANWDLMFTRFYTDFVYPGGSMMYKMAGILQSPTVSVAKVQPETQETSTAVLPTTPFSNNIATIGYSWKPTSGAPHSNVVYYVKQGSEYYRMYFISNGGTGTGNMYFKYKNITSVLGVREVGKKASFGIYPNPTTSDKKVTVLYDVKEKANNKGNVEVYDLTGKRVHQSELTNQAGFYKQELNLSHLPAGNYIVKITFGGQTETKKLIVK; the protein is encoded by the coding sequence ATGAAGACAAAATTATTTTTTGCATCATTATTAGCAATAACAGTACAGCAAACTGTCTTGGCTCAAACAGATGCAAATGGCTACACAACAGCAAATGTAACAATGGGTAGCGGATATGCCAATAGAGTATTCTTTGATCTTTCTGCAAACAATTCAGTTTCTCAAGTGGGTGACAATTGGGATATTGCTTTCTACAGAAATAACGCAATGGACAAAGGTGTAAAAATCAATGATGCTAAAAACGTTACTGTTTATGAAGCTTCAGGTGTTGCTGCTGACTTTGATTCGGTGAATCCTTCTCAAATCGGAACTTGGGGAACGCCTTTATACAATCCAGATCTGACAAATCGTTTACAGGACGGAGCGTTTGATGCTGCTACTAAAGCTCCGGCAGGACCGTTAAATTATGGTTGGGGAACCTACAACATTGGCACGCACACCGTAAATGGAAATGTGACTTTTGTACTAGACTATGGTAATAATAATTATATTAAATTTTTCATTACATCATTTGCTAATGGCTATACTTTCAAATATGCTATTTGGAATGGAAGCGCATGGAATGCGACACAGACTAGAGCTCTTCCTAATGGAACTGATGATGCTTACTTTAATTATTTCTCTTTTACCACTGGTGAAAAGGTTTTAAATATGGAGCCACCAAAAGCAAATTGGGACTTGATGTTTACAAGATTTTACACAGATTTTGTATATCCGGGAGGATCTATGATGTATAAAATGGCAGGAATTCTTCAGAGCCCAACAGTTTCTGTGGCAAAAGTACAGCCGGAAACTCAGGAAACATCAACTGCAGTATTACCGACTACTCCATTTTCAAATAATATCGCAACCATCGGCTATTCTTGGAAACCAACTTCAGGAGCACCTCACTCAAATGTTGTTTATTATGTAAAACAAGGATCAGAATATTACAGAATGTATTTCATTTCTAATGGTGGTACGGGAACAGGTAATATGTATTTCAAATACAAAAATATTACCTCAGTTCTAGGTGTAAGAGAAGTCGGTAAAAAAGCATCATTCGGAATTTATCCCAATCCTACAACATCTGATAAGAAAGTTACAGTTTTGTATGATGTGAAAGAAAAAGCTAATAATAAAGGCAACGTAGAAGTTTATGACCTTACCGGAAAGAGAGTTCATCAGTCTGAATTGACAAATCAAGCAGGTTTCTACAAACAGGAACTGAATTTATCTCATCTTCCAGCTGGAAATTACATCGTGAAAATCACTTTTGGCGGACAAACAGAAACCAAAAAATTAATCGTAAAATAA
- a CDS encoding putative quinol monooxygenase — protein sequence MNLHIVALFKFNENYLMEAVELFQKLVRETRKEEGCLQYELIEDNEQKGTFFLIELWESVEHHNRHNGTDHLFEFRKILQKF from the coding sequence ATGAATTTACATATAGTTGCACTTTTCAAATTCAATGAAAATTATCTGATGGAAGCCGTTGAGCTTTTTCAGAAATTAGTGAGAGAAACAAGAAAAGAAGAAGGATGTCTGCAGTACGAACTGATTGAAGATAACGAACAAAAAGGAACTTTTTTCCTAATCGAATTATGGGAAAGTGTAGAACATCACAACCGTCACAACGGAACAGATCATCTTTTTGAATTCAGAAAAATACTTCAAAAATTTTAA
- a CDS encoding sulfite exporter TauE/SafE family protein — MVISRKIQIRLNVLFATLAVLLIVSGILYNLGYLEELQMILAKDNYIFYWMLLVGVLAEIVAGSMGMGYGVICTTTLLFLNIPPHIVSASIHSAESFTTAAGSISHIRLKNVSKSLVKKLAIPAVIGAIIGALCLTYVGEYYSKITKTVIAFYTLYLGFKILSNAFNPKKDKTLKKKTNLTRLGVIGGFIDSFAGGGWGPLVTGTLIKNSFTPRFAVGSSTVAKFILTITAAITFFFTLGIQHWNIILGLLFGGIITAPFSAMLTAKLPVNKMFIIIGSLVIIMSSVTIYKSIF; from the coding sequence ATGGTGATCTCACGAAAAATTCAGATCAGGCTGAACGTACTTTTTGCTACTCTTGCAGTTCTCCTAATTGTATCAGGAATTCTTTATAATTTGGGTTATCTGGAAGAACTTCAGATGATTTTAGCCAAAGATAATTACATTTTTTACTGGATGCTTTTGGTAGGGGTTTTAGCAGAAATCGTCGCAGGATCAATGGGAATGGGGTATGGTGTAATCTGTACGACCACACTTCTTTTTCTGAATATTCCGCCACATATTGTGAGTGCAAGTATACATTCTGCAGAAAGTTTTACGACCGCGGCCGGAAGTATTAGTCATATTAGACTTAAAAATGTGAGCAAAAGTTTGGTGAAAAAATTGGCAATTCCTGCGGTGATCGGTGCAATTATCGGTGCATTATGTCTCACCTATGTAGGTGAATATTATTCTAAAATCACAAAAACGGTTATAGCTTTTTATACTTTGTATCTGGGTTTTAAAATTTTATCGAATGCTTTTAATCCGAAAAAAGACAAAACTTTAAAAAAGAAAACCAACCTTACAAGACTCGGCGTAATTGGTGGATTTATAGATTCTTTTGCCGGTGGTGGTTGGGGACCTTTAGTAACCGGAACTTTAATTAAAAATTCTTTTACTCCGAGATTTGCTGTAGGAAGTTCAACGGTTGCGAAATTTATTTTAACGATTACTGCAGCAATCACTTTTTTCTTTACATTAGGAATTCAGCACTGGAATATTATTCTCGGTCTCTTGTTTGGAGGAATTATCACTGCACCCTTTTCGGCAATGCTAACCGCAAAACTTCCAGTGAACAAAATGTTTATCATCATCGGAAGTTTAGTGATTATTATGAGTTCAGTTACTATTTACAAATCTATCTTTTAA
- a CDS encoding sulfate adenylyltransferase subunit 1 — MDILRFITAGSVDDGKSTLIGRLLYDSKNILIDQLEALEKQSKNKNENGIDLAILTDGLRAEREQGITIDVAYRYFSTPKRKFIIADAPGHIQYTRNMITGASNSQLIIILIDARQGVIEQTRRHSIIASLLKMKNVVVAINKMDLVDYSEAIYNNIKAQYGSVAKKLGLENVEYFPISAFYGDNIVEKSERMQWYQGAALLDFLENVEINEDKDSENPRFQVQYVIRPQTDDLHDYRGYAGEVISGVYTKGDEITVLPQNIQSRISKIETGGKEVDFVFTNQPAVLHIEDDIDISRGDFIVKTDRQPKVENELEAVVCWLDKKELNEGNKYFIQHKSKTLKAIIKEIEYKIDVNTLEKTEITGSIKLNEVVKLRLKTSSPLVFDSFEDSKSTGNAILIDETSNSTVGAVMIL, encoded by the coding sequence GTGGACATATTAAGATTTATCACTGCAGGAAGTGTAGACGACGGAAAAAGTACGCTGATCGGAAGGCTTCTCTATGACAGTAAAAATATACTGATTGATCAGCTTGAAGCTTTAGAAAAACAATCAAAAAACAAGAATGAGAACGGAATTGATTTGGCTATTCTCACTGACGGACTGAGGGCAGAAAGAGAACAGGGGATTACCATTGATGTGGCCTACCGTTATTTTTCGACTCCGAAAAGGAAATTCATTATAGCAGATGCACCAGGACATATTCAGTATACCAGAAATATGATTACCGGTGCGTCAAATTCACAATTGATCATAATTTTGATTGATGCAAGGCAAGGTGTTATCGAGCAGACCAGACGACATTCAATCATTGCTTCATTATTAAAAATGAAAAATGTTGTAGTTGCCATCAATAAAATGGATTTGGTTGATTATTCAGAAGCTATTTATAATAATATCAAAGCACAATATGGCTCGGTAGCTAAAAAATTAGGTTTGGAGAATGTCGAATATTTCCCGATTTCAGCTTTTTATGGAGATAATATTGTTGAAAAATCTGAAAGAATGCAATGGTATCAAGGTGCTGCACTTTTAGATTTTCTTGAAAATGTGGAAATTAATGAAGATAAAGATTCAGAGAATCCGAGATTTCAGGTACAGTATGTCATTCGTCCGCAGACTGATGATTTGCATGACTACAGAGGATATGCCGGAGAGGTAATTTCTGGAGTTTACACAAAAGGGGACGAAATAACTGTTCTTCCACAAAATATTCAGAGCAGAATATCAAAAATTGAAACCGGCGGAAAAGAGGTCGATTTTGTATTTACCAATCAGCCTGCAGTTTTGCATATTGAGGATGACATCGACATCAGCCGTGGTGATTTTATAGTGAAAACTGATCGTCAGCCCAAAGTAGAAAATGAATTGGAAGCGGTAGTTTGCTGGCTCGATAAAAAAGAATTGAATGAAGGAAATAAATATTTTATTCAGCATAAAAGCAAAACATTGAAAGCGATTATTAAAGAAATTGAATATAAAATTGATGTCAACACTTTAGAAAAGACAGAAATAACAGGAAGCATTAAACTGAATGAGGTGGTTAAATTGCGCTTGAAAACTTCTTCACCTTTAGTTTTTGACAGTTTTGAAGACAGTAAATCAACTGGAAATGCAATTTTGATTGACGAAACAAGTAATTCTACCGTTGGAGCGGTCATGATTCTGTAG
- the cysD gene encoding sulfate adenylyltransferase subunit CysD, producing the protein MSAYTLDYLEQLEAESIYIMREIAAQFEKPALLFSGGKDSITLVHLAKKAFAPMKILFPLVHIDTGHNFPEALQFRDYLAENIGAELIVRKVEDTIKAKNLTEPKGKFASRNWLQTHTLLDTIEEFQFDACIGGARRDEEKARAKERFFSVRDEFGQWDPKLQRPELWNIYNGRINKGENVRVFPISNWTELDVWNYIKKENIQLPPIYFAHQRDVIEFDGQLIAVSDFIQIDENDTIINKKVRYRTVGDMTCTAAVESSAETLDDVVREITASKISERGETRIDDKVTEAAMEDRKKGGYF; encoded by the coding sequence ATGAGTGCATATACATTAGATTATCTCGAACAGCTGGAAGCAGAAAGCATTTATATTATGCGTGAAATTGCGGCCCAGTTTGAAAAACCTGCGTTACTTTTCAGTGGCGGAAAAGACTCTATTACTTTAGTTCATCTGGCAAAAAAGGCTTTTGCTCCTATGAAAATTCTTTTTCCGTTGGTTCATATTGATACCGGACACAATTTCCCGGAAGCTCTGCAGTTCAGAGATTATTTAGCAGAAAATATTGGTGCGGAATTGATTGTAAGAAAAGTGGAAGATACCATTAAAGCTAAAAATTTAACAGAACCCAAAGGAAAGTTTGCTTCAAGGAATTGGTTACAGACCCATACTTTATTAGATACCATAGAAGAGTTTCAGTTTGACGCATGTATTGGCGGAGCAAGAAGAGATGAGGAAAAGGCGAGAGCGAAAGAACGCTTTTTCTCTGTTCGTGATGAATTCGGGCAGTGGGATCCTAAACTTCAGCGTCCGGAATTGTGGAATATCTATAACGGAAGAATCAATAAAGGTGAAAATGTAAGAGTTTTCCCTATATCCAACTGGACGGAGCTTGATGTCTGGAATTATATTAAAAAAGAAAATATTCAGCTTCCGCCGATTTATTTTGCTCATCAACGGGATGTCATTGAGTTTGACGGGCAGTTAATAGCTGTTTCTGATTTTATTCAGATTGATGAAAATGATACGATTATTAATAAAAAAGTCCGTTACAGAACGGTTGGTGATATGACCTGTACCGCTGCCGTAGAAAGTTCTGCCGAAACTTTGGATGATGTGGTGAGAGAAATCACTGCTTCTAAAATTTCTGAACGTGGTGAAACCCGAATCGATGATAAGGTAACGGAAGCCGCCATGGAAGACCGAAAGAAAGGAGGATATTTTTAA
- a CDS encoding phosphoadenylyl-sulfate reductase, protein MFSKEDIETLQQLTLEDGLQFISSKISEGIVFSTSLGQEDQVITDAIFKNNLPIKIFTLDTGRLFYEHYDLLSKNNSRYQKKTEVYFPEVSDVENYVNSKGINAFYHSVENRKECCFIRKVKPLNRALENAKVWITGLRAEQSENRENMSILEWDEERNLYKYNPLINWAYHDVLNYLEQNKVQELSLHKKGFISVGCQPCTRAIEEGENPRAGRWWWESSQKECGLHT, encoded by the coding sequence ATGTTTTCAAAAGAAGATATCGAAACTTTACAGCAACTTACTTTGGAAGACGGATTACAATTCATTTCATCAAAAATCTCCGAAGGAATTGTTTTCTCCACGTCGCTTGGTCAGGAAGATCAGGTAATTACAGACGCTATTTTCAAAAATAATTTACCGATAAAAATTTTTACTTTAGATACAGGAAGACTCTTCTATGAGCATTACGATTTGCTTTCAAAAAACAATTCACGCTATCAAAAAAAAACTGAAGTTTACTTTCCGGAAGTTTCTGATGTAGAAAATTATGTGAATTCAAAAGGGATCAATGCATTTTATCACTCAGTAGAAAACAGAAAAGAATGCTGTTTTATCAGAAAAGTAAAACCTTTGAATCGCGCTTTGGAAAATGCCAAAGTCTGGATTACCGGACTTCGTGCAGAACAATCTGAAAACCGTGAAAATATGTCGATTCTGGAGTGGGATGAGGAAAGAAATCTGTACAAATACAATCCATTAATCAATTGGGCGTATCATGATGTTTTAAATTATTTAGAACAAAATAAAGTTCAGGAACTGTCTCTTCATAAAAAAGGCTTTATAAGCGTTGGTTGTCAGCCTTGTACACGCGCCATTGAAGAAGGCGAAAACCCACGAGCTGGACGCTGGTGGTGGGAAAGTTCACAAAAAGAATGCGGTCTGCATACATAG
- a CDS encoding RrF2 family transcriptional regulator has protein sequence MLSKKSQYAFKALSYLVEKRNEGPVLISEIAEYKKIPLKFLENILLELKKSEILDSKKGKGGGYFLKESPEKVNLAKIIRLVNGPIAMLPCVSLNFYEKCENCNEDHCSLHDVLIEVRDASLKILEEKTLLDLID, from the coding sequence ATGTTGTCAAAAAAATCTCAATATGCTTTTAAGGCACTTTCATATCTTGTAGAAAAAAGAAATGAAGGTCCGGTTCTGATTTCCGAAATTGCGGAGTACAAAAAAATTCCTTTAAAATTCCTTGAAAATATTTTATTAGAGCTAAAAAAATCTGAGATTCTCGATAGTAAAAAGGGCAAAGGCGGTGGCTATTTCCTCAAAGAAAGTCCAGAGAAAGTAAATTTAGCAAAAATCATCCGTCTCGTGAATGGTCCTATTGCGATGCTTCCATGTGTGAGTCTCAATTTTTATGAAAAATGTGAGAACTGTAATGAAGATCATTGCAGTTTACACGATGTTTTGATTGAGGTAAGGGATGCTTCGTTAAAAATTTTGGAAGAAAAAACACTTTTAGATTTAATTGATTAA
- a CDS encoding DUF4268 domain-containing protein, with amino-acid sequence MFSKQEAQQLKKEFWTVFGKSFPRKWILYDTKVKDFSFKFNADNKKAEVSLDIEMKDEVYRDAYYSKIWSLEDILKDFIGDFHKEEFYTLENGKVISRIWIEKDGVSVLNKNTWQQIFEFFVEKMDGFERFYYEYEDFIKDV; translated from the coding sequence ATGTTCAGTAAACAAGAAGCACAGCAATTAAAAAAAGAATTTTGGACGGTATTCGGAAAGTCGTTTCCGAGAAAATGGATTTTGTATGATACAAAAGTGAAAGATTTCTCATTCAAATTTAATGCTGACAACAAAAAAGCAGAAGTTTCTTTAGACATCGAAATGAAAGATGAAGTCTACCGAGATGCGTATTATAGTAAAATCTGGTCGCTTGAAGATATTCTTAAAGATTTCATAGGAGATTTTCACAAAGAAGAATTCTATACTTTGGAAAACGGTAAGGTCATCAGCAGAATTTGGATAGAAAAAGACGGAGTTTCTGTGCTTAATAAAAATACCTGGCAGCAGATTTTCGAGTTTTTTGTGGAGAAAATGGATGGTTTTGAAAGGTTTTATTACGAGTATGAGGATTTTATAAAAGATGTTTAG
- a CDS encoding DUF2314 domain-containing protein — protein MEDNSFIFTDGTDPKMLEAYKKAQETFKYFWREQSWEYRRIIPGLNLACVKAAFSQDDPETGENIVEHMWINDIDFDGDHVKGYLINEPNELTNIQPGDYFEIPLNEISDWLFAMTQPEKKSKFSKLFSSSSTQLPKAYGGFTIQKMRADMSPSERKEHDDAWQLDFGDFNEIEVVYEQKEKPENLIEHPMSRNMKEDFVKFLNEYPAELTNIDDNGFTLLHRETIAGNLSSVEVILESGGDKTIKTNHGKTALDYAKQLNWEHLIPVLENN, from the coding sequence ATGGAAGACAATTCGTTTATTTTCACAGACGGAACCGACCCCAAAATGCTTGAAGCGTATAAAAAAGCGCAGGAAACTTTTAAATATTTCTGGAGAGAACAGTCTTGGGAATACAGAAGAATTATTCCGGGACTGAATCTGGCTTGCGTAAAAGCTGCATTCTCACAAGATGATCCCGAGACCGGTGAAAATATAGTTGAACACATGTGGATCAATGATATTGATTTTGACGGTGATCATGTAAAAGGGTACCTCATCAATGAGCCGAACGAGCTGACCAATATACAACCCGGCGATTATTTTGAAATTCCATTAAATGAAATCAGCGACTGGCTTTTTGCAATGACTCAGCCAGAGAAAAAATCGAAATTTTCTAAATTATTCTCGTCATCTTCTACTCAACTGCCAAAAGCTTATGGCGGATTTACCATTCAGAAAATGCGTGCAGATATGTCACCCTCTGAAAGAAAAGAACATGATGATGCTTGGCAGCTCGATTTCGGAGATTTTAATGAAATAGAAGTAGTGTACGAACAAAAAGAAAAGCCTGAAAATCTGATCGAACACCCGATGAGCAGAAATATGAAAGAAGATTTTGTAAAATTTCTAAATGAATATCCTGCAGAACTCACCAATATTGATGATAATGGCTTCACACTTCTTCACAGAGAAACCATCGCTGGAAATCTAAGTTCGGTAGAAGTTATTTTGGAATCCGGAGGTGACAAAACCATCAAAACCAATCATGGGAAAACTGCTTTAGATTATGCTAAACAACTGAATTGGGAACATTTGATTCCGGTTTTGGAAAACAATTAA
- a CDS encoding YwqG family protein, whose product MIPEFLNEFKTQLEKYKLETIKIVATPLKNEESLPIHSSKFLGRPYLPIGMEYPKDKENKPMVLWAQINFSDIPILEGYPKHGILQFFLSAEWFDMDDYKVIFHENITEEFQTDFSFLTEDMYEESPIYCEHKLSFSKEIEYGSSEDFRFDMTFNGKDYWDFHETLTKDQKNEIEKIIDGTDHKVGGYAYFTQADIRDYNKELKQDLLLLQIDTDEEIMFGDSGVANFFIHPEDLKNKRFEKAWFNWDCC is encoded by the coding sequence ATGATACCAGAATTTCTTAATGAGTTTAAAACTCAGCTTGAAAAATACAAACTTGAGACAATTAAAATCGTTGCAACGCCTCTTAAAAATGAAGAATCACTTCCAATACACAGCAGTAAATTTTTAGGAAGACCTTATTTACCAATTGGGATGGAATATCCTAAAGACAAAGAAAATAAACCGATGGTTCTTTGGGCACAAATCAATTTTTCAGACATTCCAATTCTTGAAGGTTATCCAAAACATGGTATTTTGCAGTTTTTTTTATCTGCAGAATGGTTTGATATGGATGATTACAAGGTTATCTTCCATGAAAATATTACTGAAGAATTTCAAACAGACTTTTCATTTTTAACAGAAGATATGTATGAAGAGTCTCCTATATATTGTGAGCATAAATTAAGTTTCAGCAAAGAAATTGAATACGGAAGTTCTGAAGATTTTAGATTTGACATGACTTTTAATGGTAAAGATTATTGGGATTTTCACGAAACTCTCACAAAAGATCAAAAAAACGAAATAGAAAAAATTATTGACGGAACTGATCATAAAGTAGGCGGCTATGCATACTTTACTCAAGCTGATATTAGAGATTACAACAAAGAGCTTAAACAAGATTTATTGTTATTACAAATTGATACTGATGAAGAGATTATGTTTGGAGATTCAGGGGTTGCCAACTTTTTCATTCATCCCGAAGATCTAAAAAATAAACGTTTTGAAAAAGCTTGGTTTAATTGGGATTGTTGCTGA
- a CDS encoding YceI family protein has translation MKKISVIALAGMGLLLASCGEKKTETATAGQEQTVAEKKGDVLAVDVAASKVNWKAFHKGGMAPRWGTLAITSGELSVADNQLASGEFVIDMKSIKVDPASVTEKDKKSTDLEGHLKNEDFFNVEKFPTADFKITKVEDLATPGADAVAGANKTVSGNLTLLGKTMNVTFPAKVDVVDKSANIAAKFTVNRADWGIKFGTSEADPAEWMISKDIEIAIDVKAAKK, from the coding sequence ATGAAAAAAATCAGTGTAATCGCTTTAGCAGGTATGGGTCTTTTATTGGCTTCTTGTGGAGAAAAAAAAACAGAAACTGCAACTGCAGGTCAAGAGCAAACTGTTGCTGAAAAAAAAGGGGATGTTTTAGCAGTTGATGTTGCTGCATCTAAAGTAAACTGGAAAGCTTTCCACAAAGGAGGTATGGCACCACGTTGGGGAACTCTAGCGATCACGTCAGGTGAATTATCTGTTGCTGATAACCAATTGGCTTCTGGAGAATTTGTAATTGATATGAAATCAATCAAAGTAGATCCTGCTTCTGTTACTGAGAAAGATAAAAAATCTACAGATCTTGAAGGTCACTTGAAGAATGAAGATTTCTTCAACGTTGAAAAATTCCCGACTGCTGATTTTAAAATCACTAAAGTTGAAGATTTGGCAACACCTGGAGCGGATGCTGTAGCCGGAGCTAACAAAACCGTAAGCGGAAACCTTACTTTGTTGGGTAAAACTATGAATGTAACTTTCCCTGCTAAAGTAGACGTAGTAGACAAATCAGCAAATATTGCGGCTAAATTTACAGTAAACCGTGCTGACTGGGGAATCAAATTCGGAACTTCTGAAGCAGATCCTGCAGAATGGATGATCAGCAAAGACATCGAAATTGCTATCGATGTGAAAGCTGCTAAGAAATAA
- a CDS encoding ankyrin repeat domain-containing protein: MELSRQYQIEDFAGDGKLNELISILSDNYTQLELDIALENAIAYSQIETAEYLLSKGAKFSNYDYQGTYYAVHNNELEGLKFAIQNGVDININNGMIINMSILSSINSKSNDLLIWILQNGGDPNLLNNQNLYIAYSSENIELKKILDIVLQRR, from the coding sequence ATGGAGTTAAGCAGACAATATCAAATTGAAGATTTTGCTGGAGACGGAAAATTAAACGAATTGATTTCAATCTTATCAGACAATTACACTCAACTTGAACTTGATATCGCACTTGAAAATGCAATTGCATATTCTCAAATTGAAACTGCAGAATATTTACTTTCAAAAGGTGCGAAATTTTCAAATTATGATTATCAAGGGACTTATTACGCTGTACACAATAATGAACTTGAAGGATTAAAATTTGCGATACAAAACGGAGTCGATATAAATATCAATAATGGAATGATAATAAACATGAGTATTCTATCCTCTATAAATAGTAAAAGTAATGACTTGCTTATTTGGATTCTTCAAAACGGAGGTGACCCAAATCTATTAAACAATCAAAATTTATATATTGCTTATAGTTCTGAAAATATCGAACTAAAGAAAATATTAGATATTGTGCTACAAAGAAGGTAA